The DNA segment TCATGTCCAATCCCGCCGGTTCGGCGATCGTCAACGCCGCCGGGCCAATCCGCCAGATCGTGCAGAACGAGGCCAAGGCACAGCGCCGCTATCTCGTCATCACGGAGGGCACGGTCGCGCAGCCCGGCGCCGTCGTGCAGCGCCAGACGCTGGATTGACGCGCCACCGCCTCCGCCAGGACACTCGCTCATGGGGGAGGCTCGCCTCTCCCCGAAAGGAGACACCGTGAACCACGAGATGGTGCGCCTTATCGAGCCGCAGGTCCCTGCATTGCGGCGTTATGCGCGCGCGCTGATGCGCGAGCGGGAGGCGGCGGACGATCTGGTTCAGGATTGTCTGGAGCGCGCCGTCAGCCGGTGGCACCAGCGGCGGCCGGGCGACGACGCACGGGCCTGGATTTTCACCATCCTGCACAATCTCGCCATGACGCGGCTGCGCCGGGCGACGCAGCGCCCGATCCATATCGGGCTCGACGACGCCGATCCGGCGAACCTCGCCTCCACGGCGCGGCAGGAGGACGGGCTGCGCCATCGCGACCTCGTCAACGCGCTGGCGCAATTGCCGGATGAGCAACGGACCGTGCTTCTGCTGGTCACGGTCGAGGAACTCTCCTATGCCAATGCGGCGCAGGTGCTGGGCGTGCCTATCGGCACGGTCATGTCGCGCCTGTCGCGTGCCCGCGAACGCCTCGCGAAGCTGATGTCCGCCGAGCCGCAGACGGCCCGCCAGTCGCCCCATCTCCGGAGCGTGAAATGACCCCTCTTCCGATCACCGAAGATGACCTGAACGGTTTCGTCGACGGCACGCTCACTCCCGAACGCCGCGCCGAGGTGAGCGCCTATCTGGACGCACATCCGCACGTCGGCCAACGCATCGCGGTCTATGGCGAGCAGCGCGACATGCTGCGCGACGCCTTCGCGCCGGTGATCGATGAGCCGGTGCCGACGGAGCTCGACCTGTCGCGCATGATCGAAGAACGCCGCCTTCCCCGGCAGGCGCCGCGCTGGGCGATGGCCGCGGCGGCGGTGCTGCTGCTAACGGTGGGGGCCGCCGGTGGCTGGTCGCTGCGCAGCATGGGGCCTACGAACTCCGAAGGTGTCCAGGCGCTCGCC comes from the Ancylobacter pratisalsi genome and includes:
- a CDS encoding RNA polymerase sigma factor, yielding MVRLIEPQVPALRRYARALMREREAADDLVQDCLERAVSRWHQRRPGDDARAWIFTILHNLAMTRLRRATQRPIHIGLDDADPANLASTARQEDGLRHRDLVNALAQLPDEQRTVLLLVTVEELSYANAAQVLGVPIGTVMSRLSRARERLAKLMSAEPQTARQSPHLRSVK